Proteins encoded by one window of Streptococcus suis S735:
- a CDS encoding IS30 family transposase, whose amino-acid sequence MKNKHLTLSDRNDIQIGIEQLKPFSAIAAKLGKDPSTISKEVRRNRVIKENSSTSNCEACPLLKKTPYVCNACPKKRSNCGYQKQFYYAKRAQLDYEVKLSDSRTGVALNKEEFYRMDEIVSAAIQKGQHLNHIIASNEMSASRASIYRYLEKGYLSTKPIDFPRVVKFRKRRIRNLQPIPKIAKEGRSYEDFQRFLTEKGISYWLEMDTVTGRIGGKVLLTFNLSFCNFIFAQLLDNKTANEVAKHLYAIKNDLHQKEMDFCEIFPVILTDNGGEFARVDDIEMDVRGESKLFFCDPNRSDQKGRIEKNHTLIRDILPKRSSFDNLTQEDINLVCSHINSVKRASFNGKSAYELFTFTYGEELATLLGISKIDPENVIQSPRLLDK is encoded by the coding sequence ATGAAAAACAAACACTTAACTCTCTCTGATCGCAATGATATTCAAATAGGAATTGAACAACTTAAGCCCTTCTCAGCTATAGCAGCTAAGTTAGGAAAAGATCCGTCCACAATTTCAAAAGAAGTTCGGAGAAATAGGGTGATAAAAGAGAACTCTAGTACCTCCAATTGTGAGGCTTGCCCTCTACTCAAAAAGACTCCTTACGTTTGTAATGCCTGTCCGAAAAAGAGAAGCAACTGCGGATACCAGAAACAGTTCTACTACGCAAAAAGAGCTCAGCTTGATTATGAAGTTAAGCTCTCAGATTCGAGAACAGGTGTTGCACTAAACAAGGAAGAATTCTATCGCATGGATGAGATTGTTTCTGCTGCCATCCAAAAGGGACAACACCTCAACCACATCATCGCCTCAAACGAAATGTCGGCATCCAGAGCTTCTATCTACCGATACCTTGAAAAAGGCTATCTGTCCACAAAGCCCATTGATTTCCCCCGTGTCGTGAAATTCAGAAAGCGGAGAATCAGAAACCTACAACCCATTCCTAAAATCGCCAAAGAAGGACGGTCTTACGAGGACTTCCAACGCTTTCTCACAGAGAAAGGAATCAGCTATTGGCTGGAAATGGACACCGTTACTGGACGGATCGGCGGAAAGGTACTTCTCACCTTTAACCTCTCCTTCTGTAACTTTATCTTCGCTCAATTACTTGATAATAAAACAGCTAATGAGGTCGCTAAACATCTCTACGCTATCAAGAATGACCTGCATCAGAAAGAGATGGACTTTTGCGAAATATTTCCTGTCATTCTGACCGATAATGGCGGTGAATTCGCTAGAGTGGACGATATCGAAATGGATGTTCGCGGAGAATCTAAGCTATTCTTCTGTGACCCCAATCGTTCTGACCAGAAGGGGAGAATTGAGAAGAATCACACACTTATCAGAGATATTCTTCCTAAAAGAAGTTCTTTTGACAACTTGACACAGGAGGACATCAACCTGGTTTGTTCGCATATCAACAGCGTCAAACGAGCTTCTTTCAACGGAAAATCAGCCTATGAACTCTTTACATTTACCTACGGTGAGGAATTGGCAACACTTTTGGGAATCTCTAAAATTGACCCTGAGAACGTCATTCAATCACCTCGATTATTGGATAAGTAA
- a CDS encoding lipoate--protein ligase produces the protein MKYIVNNSNDPAYNIALEAYAFKELTDIDEIFILWINEPAIIIGKHQNAIEEINKEFTDEKGIHVVRRLSGGGAVYHDLNNLNYTIISNKADEGAFDFKTFSKPVIDTLATLGVEANFTGRNDLEIDGKKICGNAQAYAKGRMMHHGCLLFDVDMSVLASALKVSKDKIESKGVKSVRARVTNINNELPDKMTVLEFKDAILNQMKQEYPEMDEYVLTEDDLARIQEIRDSQFATWDWTYGQTPEYTVERSVRYPAGKITTYIKAEKSVIESIKIYGDFFGIGDVADVEDLLVGTRYEYADVLAKLQEIDTTHYFSRMTTEEVAKAIVA, from the coding sequence ATGAAATACATTGTAAATAACAGCAATGACCCAGCTTATAACATTGCCCTCGAAGCCTATGCCTTCAAGGAATTAACAGATATTGACGAAATTTTTATTCTCTGGATCAATGAGCCTGCCATCATTATCGGTAAGCACCAGAATGCTATTGAAGAAATCAACAAGGAATTCACAGACGAAAAGGGCATCCATGTTGTTCGCCGTCTGTCAGGTGGTGGCGCAGTTTATCACGACCTAAATAACCTCAACTATACTATTATTTCAAATAAGGCAGACGAGGGAGCCTTTGACTTCAAAACCTTCTCCAAACCTGTGATTGATACCCTTGCAACACTGGGTGTAGAGGCCAATTTCACCGGTCGTAATGACCTGGAAATCGACGGAAAGAAAATCTGTGGTAACGCCCAAGCCTATGCCAAAGGTCGCATGATGCACCACGGTTGCTTGCTCTTTGATGTGGATATGTCAGTCCTCGCAAGTGCCCTCAAGGTCAGCAAAGACAAAATCGAGTCCAAAGGTGTTAAATCCGTTCGTGCCCGTGTGACCAACATTAACAACGAGTTGCCAGATAAGATGACCGTTCTGGAGTTCAAGGATGCCATCCTCAACCAAATGAAGCAAGAATATCCAGAAATGGATGAATATGTGTTGACTGAGGATGATTTGGCTCGAATCCAAGAAATCCGTGATTCGCAGTTTGCAACATGGGATTGGACCTACGGTCAAACACCAGAATACACTGTGGAGCGCAGCGTTCGTTACCCGGCTGGTAAAATCACAACCTATATCAAGGCTGAAAAATCTGTCATCGAATCCATCAAGATTTACGGTGACTTCTTCGGTATTGGGGATGTAGCTGATGTTGAAGACTTACTAGTTGGTACACGTTATGAATATGCGGATGTACTTGCTAAACTTCAAGAGATTGATACTACTCATTATTTCTCGCGTATGACAACAGAAGAAGTCGCAAAAGCGATTGTAGCTTAA
- a CDS encoding DUF6688 domain-containing protein produces MSKHLKSFLIFYLAASIFLPFMWFINAPLICFVLPLYLTWKNIRHFWDLLKKQLKEYSFWINDGLIFFLGTGLSWLALEMAQVVYVDWPETLVNNQIHSPMQTEAWSGQFFLLLLGVLAYLVLNIFQTKLLPPLLTVLLISCLYPSFVFAVLWTIQLSSLIETDFFTYCYLCLVPFNICLIYSRTILQTIQLWQAELAKQSNPRFPRLSALLQKSLSLPIWLLFFSLPYLAVLGSYLILFGQKPDQLLQMWTETSDWALSEKISPPNAFYDEHYLCTVGAAGHRKLVKPIRMGERHGHRVVVNRQLQIANAFEQILEERCPRLHRCVRSNYDRYGYPISKHIRKAWQADLIYLIMKPAEWLFLIVIYLHDRQPENRIAVQYLPLSKNLLPQENTSN; encoded by the coding sequence ATGAGCAAACACTTAAAATCATTTTTGATCTTTTATCTAGCCGCAAGCATCTTTCTTCCTTTTATGTGGTTTATCAATGCGCCACTTATCTGCTTTGTACTTCCTCTTTATCTGACCTGGAAAAACATCCGCCATTTTTGGGACCTTTTGAAAAAACAGTTAAAAGAGTATAGTTTTTGGATTAACGATGGTTTGATTTTCTTTTTAGGAACAGGGCTAAGTTGGTTGGCTCTTGAAATGGCTCAAGTTGTTTACGTCGATTGGCCAGAAACCTTGGTTAATAACCAGATCCACAGCCCAATGCAGACCGAAGCCTGGTCAGGGCAGTTTTTCCTACTCCTTTTGGGTGTTTTAGCTTATTTGGTGCTAAACATCTTCCAAACTAAGCTCCTCCCCCCTCTCCTAACGGTCCTCCTCATCAGCTGCCTATATCCAAGTTTTGTCTTTGCTGTTTTGTGGACTATACAACTTTCTAGTTTGATTGAAACAGATTTCTTCACCTACTGCTACCTGTGTTTGGTTCCTTTCAATATTTGTCTCATTTACAGTCGGACAATTTTACAAACCATTCAACTGTGGCAAGCAGAATTAGCCAAGCAGAGCAACCCACGCTTTCCTAGACTTTCTGCTCTCCTGCAAAAAAGCCTTTCTCTGCCAATTTGGCTCCTCTTCTTCAGTCTTCCCTATCTTGCAGTTCTTGGCTCCTATCTCATTCTCTTTGGTCAAAAACCTGACCAGCTACTTCAGATGTGGACGGAAACCAGTGATTGGGCCTTGTCGGAAAAAATCTCCCCACCAAACGCATTCTATGATGAACACTATCTTTGTACAGTGGGGGCTGCTGGTCACCGTAAACTGGTCAAACCCATTCGTATGGGGGAACGCCATGGACATCGTGTGGTGGTCAATCGTCAGCTACAAATTGCCAATGCTTTTGAACAAATTTTAGAAGAAAGATGTCCACGCCTGCATCGTTGCGTTCGTTCCAACTACGACCGGTATGGCTATCCCATTTCCAAACATATTCGCAAAGCTTGGCAGGCGGATCTGATCTATCTGATCATGAAACCAGCCGAATGGCTCTTCCTCATCGTCATCTATCTGCACGATCGTCAGCCAGAAAATCGCATTGCTGTTCAGTATTTGCCGCTATCAAAAAATCTATTACCACAAGAAAATACTAGCAATTAG
- the lpdA gene encoding dihydrolipoyl dehydrogenase: MAIEIIMPKLGVDMQEGEIIEWKKQEGDFVNEGDVILEMMSDKTSMELEAEESGVLLKIVHGNGATVPVTEVIAYLGAEGESVEVGAALAPAEVAQATADLKAAGLEVPATPAAAPQAPKAELAADEYDMVVVGGGPAGYYAAIRGAQLGGKIAIVEKSEFGGTCLNKGCIPTKTYLKNAEILDGLKIAAERGINLASTNYTVDMDKTVDFKNKVVKTLTGGVQGLLKANKVTIFNGLGQVNPDKTVVIGDKVIKGRSIILATGSKVSRINIPGIDSKLVLTSDDILDLREIPKSLTVMGGGVVGVELGLVYASYGTEVTVVEMADRIIPGMDREVSVELQKVLSKKGMKFLTSVGVSEIVEANNQLTIKLNDGSEIVSEKALLSIGRVPQLAGLENLNLELDRGRIKVNEYQETSIPGIYAPGDVNGTKMLAHAAYRMGEVAAENAIHGNHHKAKLDFTPAAVYTHPEIAMVGLTEDQAIEKYGKENILIGRNSFTGNGRAIASNEAHGFVKVIADKKYHEILGVHIIGPVAAEMINEAATIMESELTVDDVAASIHGHPTFSEVMYEAFLDVLGVAIHNPPKRK; encoded by the coding sequence ATGGCAATTGAAATTATTATGCCGAAACTTGGTGTAGATATGCAAGAAGGCGAAATCATCGAGTGGAAAAAACAAGAGGGCGATTTTGTCAACGAAGGCGATGTTATCTTGGAGATGATGTCAGATAAGACAAGTATGGAATTGGAAGCGGAAGAATCAGGTGTTCTTTTGAAAATCGTTCATGGCAACGGTGCAACAGTTCCTGTAACAGAAGTCATTGCCTACCTTGGTGCAGAAGGCGAATCAGTTGAAGTGGGTGCTGCACTAGCTCCAGCTGAGGTTGCTCAAGCAACTGCTGACTTGAAAGCAGCTGGTTTGGAAGTTCCTGCAACACCTGCAGCAGCTCCACAAGCTCCTAAGGCTGAATTGGCAGCAGACGAGTATGACATGGTTGTTGTCGGTGGTGGTCCTGCTGGTTACTACGCTGCTATCCGCGGTGCTCAATTGGGCGGTAAAATCGCTATCGTTGAGAAATCAGAATTTGGCGGTACCTGCTTGAACAAGGGTTGTATCCCAACTAAGACTTACCTCAAAAACGCTGAAATCCTTGACGGCTTGAAGATTGCGGCTGAGCGTGGTATCAACCTTGCTTCAACAAACTATACCGTTGATATGGACAAGACAGTTGACTTCAAGAACAAGGTTGTGAAGACATTGACTGGTGGCGTTCAAGGTCTCTTGAAAGCTAACAAGGTAACAATCTTCAACGGTCTTGGTCAAGTGAATCCTGACAAGACTGTTGTCATCGGCGACAAGGTCATCAAAGGTCGTAGCATCATCCTTGCAACAGGTTCTAAAGTATCACGCATCAATATCCCAGGTATTGATTCTAAGTTGGTATTGACTTCTGATGATATCCTTGACTTGCGTGAAATTCCTAAGTCACTTACTGTTATGGGTGGTGGCGTAGTCGGTGTAGAACTTGGTTTGGTTTACGCATCATACGGCACAGAAGTAACCGTTGTTGAAATGGCTGACCGTATCATTCCAGGTATGGACCGCGAAGTGTCTGTTGAATTGCAAAAAGTCCTTTCTAAGAAAGGTATGAAATTCTTGACATCTGTTGGTGTATCTGAAATCGTCGAAGCCAACAACCAATTGACAATCAAGTTGAATGACGGCTCAGAAATCGTTTCTGAAAAAGCCCTTCTTTCAATCGGTCGTGTACCACAATTGGCTGGTCTTGAAAATCTTAACCTTGAACTAGACCGCGGTCGTATCAAGGTTAACGAATACCAAGAAACATCAATCCCAGGTATCTACGCACCAGGTGATGTCAACGGTACTAAGATGTTGGCTCACGCTGCTTACCGTATGGGTGAAGTGGCAGCTGAAAATGCCATCCATGGTAACCACCACAAGGCTAAATTAGACTTCACACCAGCAGCGGTTTACACACACCCAGAAATCGCTATGGTTGGTTTGACAGAAGACCAAGCTATCGAGAAATACGGTAAAGAAAACATCCTTATCGGTCGCAATAGCTTCACTGGTAACGGTCGTGCTATTGCTTCTAACGAAGCCCATGGTTTCGTAAAAGTTATCGCTGATAAGAAATACCATGAAATCCTTGGGGTTCACATCATCGGTCCAGTTGCAGCTGAAATGATCAACGAAGCAGCAACTATCATGGAATCTGAATTGACTGTTGATGATGTGGCAGCATCAATCCACGGTCACCCAACCTTCTCAGAGGTTATGTATGAAGCCTTTCTTGATGTTCTTGGTGTTGCAATCCACAACCCACCAAAACGCAAATAA
- a CDS encoding dihydrolipoamide acetyltransferase, giving the protein MAIEIIMPKLGVDMQEGEIIEWKKQEGDFVNEGDVILEMMSDKTSMELEAEESGVLLKIVHGNGATVPVTEVIAYIGAEGETVEAGASSAPAVEPAAAIEEVPAGRTPVIVAPATAAKPQGSGKVRATPAARKLARELGIDLGLVPGTGANGRVHKVDVEDFKGAAPKATPLAARIAADQGVDLSTLTGSGVNGKIVKNDVLAVLAPVAVETAAPVPKAEEKPAKELPEGVEIIKMSPMRKAISKGMVNSYLTAPTFTLNYDIDMTNLMALRKQVLEPIMNKTGLKVTFTDLIGLAVVRTLMKEEHRYMNASLINDAQEIELHKFVNLGIAVGLDDGLVVPVVHGADKMSLSDFVVASKDVIKKAQSGKLKGAEMSGSTFSITNLGMFGTKTFNPIINQPNSAILGVASTVQTPVVIDGEIKIRPIMALCLTIDHRIIDGMNGAKFMVDLKNLLENPLELLI; this is encoded by the coding sequence ATGGCTATTGAAATCATTATGCCTAAGCTCGGTGTGGACATGCAAGAAGGTGAAATCATCGAGTGGAAAAAACAAGAGGGCGATTTTGTCAACGAAGGCGACGTCATCTTGGAAATGATGTCTGACAAGACCAGCATGGAGCTGGAAGCAGAAGAGTCAGGCGTCCTATTGAAAATTGTTCACGGAAACGGTGCTACCGTTCCTGTAACAGAAGTTATTGCCTACATCGGTGCTGAAGGTGAAACGGTTGAAGCCGGCGCTTCATCTGCTCCTGCTGTTGAACCAGCAGCGGCTATTGAAGAAGTACCTGCGGGTCGTACACCAGTAATCGTTGCTCCTGCAACTGCTGCCAAACCACAAGGTAGTGGCAAGGTGCGTGCAACGCCAGCTGCGCGTAAATTGGCGCGTGAGCTTGGAATCGACTTGGGTCTTGTTCCAGGAACAGGTGCTAACGGTCGTGTCCACAAGGTTGACGTCGAAGACTTCAAGGGAGCAGCTCCAAAAGCAACTCCGCTTGCAGCCCGTATTGCAGCAGACCAAGGTGTTGACTTGTCAACCCTTACAGGTTCAGGTGTCAACGGTAAGATTGTCAAGAACGACGTTCTTGCAGTACTTGCTCCTGTAGCTGTAGAAACTGCTGCTCCAGTACCAAAAGCAGAAGAAAAACCAGCTAAAGAATTGCCAGAAGGCGTTGAAATCATCAAGATGAGCCCAATGCGTAAGGCGATTTCAAAAGGTATGGTCAACTCTTACTTGACTGCTCCGACATTTACACTTAACTACGATATTGACATGACCAACCTCATGGCACTTCGTAAGCAAGTCCTTGAGCCAATCATGAACAAGACTGGTTTGAAAGTAACCTTTACAGACTTGATCGGTCTTGCGGTTGTTCGTACTTTGATGAAAGAAGAACACCGTTACATGAACGCATCTTTGATTAACGATGCACAAGAAATCGAATTACACAAGTTCGTCAACCTTGGTATCGCAGTGGGTCTAGATGATGGCTTGGTGGTTCCAGTTGTTCACGGCGCAGATAAGATGAGCTTGTCTGACTTTGTGGTGGCTTCGAAAGATGTCATCAAGAAGGCTCAATCTGGTAAGTTGAAGGGGGCTGAAATGTCAGGTTCGACCTTCTCTATCACCAACTTGGGTATGTTTGGTACTAAAACCTTTAACCCAATCATCAACCAACCAAACTCAGCAATCCTTGGTGTAGCATCAACTGTTCAAACACCAGTTGTTATTGACGGCGAAATCAAGATCCGTCCAATCATGGCACTCTGCTTAACCATCGACCACCGTATCATTGATGGTATGAATGGTGCTAAGTTCATGGTTGACTTGAAGAACTTGCTGGAAAACCCATTGGAATTGTTGATCTGA
- a CDS encoding alpha-ketoacid dehydrogenase subunit beta: MAETKVMALREAINLAQSEEMRKDEKVFLMGEDVGIYGGDFGTSVGMLDEFGPKRVRDTPISEAAIAGSAVGAAQTGLRPIVDLTFMDFITIALDAIVNQAAKTNYMFGGGLKTPVTFRVASGSGIGSAAQHSQSLEAWLTHIPGIKVVAPGTANDAKGLLKSSILDNNPVIFLEPKALYGKKEEVNLDPDFYIPLGKGEIKREGTDVTIISYGRMLERALKAAEEVAAEGISVEVVDPRTLIPLDKELIIESVKKTGKVILVNDAYKTGGFIGEIASIITESEAFDYLDAPIIRIASDDVPVPYANILENAVLPNVEKIKAAIYKQVNKG; this comes from the coding sequence ATGGCTGAAACAAAAGTAATGGCCTTGCGTGAAGCGATTAACTTGGCTCAAAGCGAAGAAATGCGTAAGGATGAAAAAGTATTCTTGATGGGTGAAGACGTCGGTATCTACGGCGGTGACTTTGGTACATCTGTTGGTATGTTGGACGAGTTTGGTCCAAAACGCGTTCGCGACACGCCTATCTCTGAGGCTGCAATCGCTGGTTCTGCGGTTGGTGCAGCTCAAACAGGTCTTCGTCCAATCGTTGACTTGACTTTCATGGACTTCATCACAATTGCCCTTGATGCAATTGTTAACCAGGCTGCCAAAACCAACTACATGTTTGGTGGTGGTTTGAAAACACCTGTAACTTTCCGTGTGGCTTCAGGTTCAGGTATCGGTTCAGCAGCACAGCACTCACAGTCTCTTGAAGCTTGGTTGACTCACATTCCAGGTATCAAGGTGGTTGCACCTGGTACTGCTAACGATGCAAAAGGTCTTCTGAAATCATCTATCCTTGACAACAACCCAGTTATCTTCTTGGAGCCAAAAGCTCTTTACGGTAAAAAAGAAGAAGTGAACTTGGATCCAGATTTCTACATTCCACTTGGTAAGGGTGAAATCAAACGTGAAGGTACTGATGTAACCATTATTTCATACGGTCGTATGTTGGAACGTGCCTTGAAAGCGGCTGAAGAAGTGGCTGCTGAAGGTATCAGCGTAGAAGTGGTTGACCCACGTACCCTTATCCCATTGGATAAAGAATTGATCATCGAATCTGTGAAGAAAACTGGTAAGGTTATCTTGGTTAACGATGCTTACAAAACAGGTGGTTTCATCGGTGAAATCGCATCAATCATCACAGAAAGCGAAGCCTTTGACTACTTGGATGCACCAATCATCCGTATCGCTTCAGACGATGTACCAGTTCCTTACGCAAACATTCTTGAAAACGCAGTATTGCCAAACGTAGAGAAAATCAAAGCGGCAATCTATAAGCAAGTAAACAAGGGTTAA
- a CDS encoding thiamine pyrophosphate-dependent dehydrogenase E1 component subunit alpha has product MVSITKEQHLDMFLKMQQIRDVDMKLNKLVRRGFVQGMTHFSVGEEAAAVGPIAGLTDEDIIFSHHRGHGHVIAKGIDINGMMAELAGKATGTSKGRGGSMHLANVEKGNFGSNGIVGGGYALAVGAALTQQYLGTDNIVIAFSGDSATNEGSFHESMNLAAVWNLPVIFFITNNRYGISTDISYSTKIPHLYQRAAAYGIPGHYVEDGNDVIAVYEKMQEVIEYVRAGKGPAMVEVESYRWFGHSTADAGVYRTKEEVNEWKAKDPLKKYRKYLTENKIATDEELDAIEAQVAEQVEASVKFAQESPDPDISVAYEDVFVD; this is encoded by the coding sequence ATGGTATCTATCACAAAAGAACAACATTTGGACATGTTCTTGAAAATGCAACAAATCCGTGATGTTGACATGAAATTAAACAAATTAGTGCGTCGCGGTTTCGTACAAGGTATGACTCACTTCTCAGTCGGTGAAGAAGCTGCGGCTGTTGGACCTATTGCTGGATTGACAGATGAGGACATCATCTTCTCACACCACCGTGGTCACGGTCACGTTATTGCAAAAGGTATTGACATCAACGGCATGATGGCTGAGCTTGCTGGTAAGGCAACAGGTACATCTAAAGGTCGTGGTGGTTCGATGCACTTGGCTAACGTTGAAAAAGGAAACTTTGGTTCAAACGGTATCGTAGGTGGTGGTTATGCCCTTGCGGTGGGTGCGGCCCTTACGCAACAATACCTCGGTACAGATAACATTGTTATTGCCTTCTCAGGTGATTCGGCTACTAACGAAGGTTCCTTCCACGAATCAATGAACTTGGCAGCTGTTTGGAACTTGCCAGTTATCTTCTTCATTACAAACAACCGTTACGGTATTTCAACTGACATTTCTTATTCTACTAAGATTCCTCACCTCTACCAACGTGCTGCTGCATACGGTATTCCAGGTCATTATGTTGAGGATGGTAACGACGTTATTGCTGTTTATGAAAAAATGCAAGAAGTCATCGAGTACGTTCGTGCAGGTAAAGGTCCAGCCATGGTCGAAGTTGAATCATACCGCTGGTTTGGTCACTCAACTGCCGATGCAGGTGTTTACCGTACTAAAGAAGAAGTCAATGAGTGGAAAGCAAAAGACCCACTTAAGAAATACCGCAAATACTTGACAGAAAACAAGATTGCGACAGACGAAGAATTGGATGCCATCGAAGCACAAGTCGCAGAACAAGTAGAAGCATCTGTGAAATTCGCACAAGAAAGCCCAGATCCAGACATCTCAGTAGCTTATGAGGATGTGTTTGTAGACTAG
- a CDS encoding trimeric intracellular cation channel family protein gives MEFDLFLMICNYIGTIAFAVSGAVKGFKKKLDIFGISLLGIITAVGGGIIRDTMANRIPAALTDPTAIYLSLGVAISMYLIVINLKQDKPLDKKMIHFLSQTNLIFDAIGLAIFALIGASTGISLQLNALTSGILAALTGVGGGITRDLLVNETPIVLKEDVYAVLAFFSGVLYHLCVVNWKLPQIPTFITIFTISLIIRLLVIKYKINLPNMESKRKV, from the coding sequence ATGGAATTCGATTTATTTCTTATGATTTGTAACTACATAGGCACTATCGCATTTGCTGTTTCGGGGGCCGTAAAAGGATTTAAGAAAAAGTTAGATATTTTTGGAATTAGCTTGCTCGGTATCATTACCGCCGTTGGTGGGGGAATTATTCGAGATACGATGGCCAATCGCATTCCTGCCGCCTTGACTGATCCTACAGCCATCTATTTATCTCTCGGAGTAGCGATTAGCATGTACTTGATTGTTATCAATCTAAAGCAGGACAAACCACTTGATAAGAAGATGATTCATTTCCTTTCCCAGACAAACCTTATCTTTGATGCGATCGGTCTAGCCATCTTCGCCCTCATTGGAGCCAGTACTGGCATCTCTCTCCAACTAAACGCTCTAACCAGTGGTATTCTGGCAGCTTTGACAGGTGTCGGAGGCGGAATCACCCGTGATTTACTCGTCAATGAAACACCCATTGTTCTTAAAGAAGATGTCTATGCTGTCCTTGCATTTTTCTCTGGAGTCCTCTATCATCTTTGCGTTGTAAATTGGAAATTACCACAAATTCCAACCTTCATCACTATTTTTACCATTTCTTTAATCATTCGATTATTGGTAATTAAATACAAAATCAATCTTCCCAATATGGAAAGCAAACGAAAGGTCTGA